tggtaaCTTTTATTTTGTGTAGATGGATCGTAATAAAGAAAGGAATGCAATTGTCGGGGTCGTGGCTTCAGTCTTAGCTTTTGGGgctctttggattaaaaaattaaaaactaggaaGGAAATTGCTTCTAGCCCTCGTGTGAATCGagataatgaaaaagaaaattatattaatagtattttatatagtggtgaCCAAAGATTGTATTGATGTGATAAGGATGAGACCGATcgcttttttaatttatgtgatatTCGAGTGTGAATAATTTGTTACAACCATCTAAAGCTGTCAACATTAGGGAGcaagtagttatatttttacatataattggtcataatgtaaggtttcgagtgattggatctaGATATTATAGACCAACTGAGACAGTTCACCGTTACTTTAGGGTTGTATTgagagctattttgaaattgtataaactagttattagattacctgatgagtcaactcctagtgaaattagaaacaatccaaggttttatccttattttaaagattgcATTGGAGCATTAGATGGAACTCATATTCGTGCATCCGTTCCACTTAGCATGCAAGGAAGATTTCGTAGCCGTAAAGGGGGGACCAAACAAAATGTATTGGCTAccattacatttgatttgaaattttcctatgtTCTAGCTGGTTGGGAAGGTAGTGCACATGATTCTCGTATTTTAAGTGATTCACTTTCACGTCCAGGAGGATTAAGAATTCCGGAAggtaatatttatcataaaataggAAATAGTTCTAATAAGctcataatttattagtattaattatgtattgtaaaattgtaggtaaatattatcttgCTGATGCTGGATATGCCATCCGAAATGGATGTATTACCCCATATCGTGGTGtccgatatcatttaaaagagtttggTGCTGAAGGGCCTGAAAATGCAAAGGAACTATTTAATCTTCGTCATTCATCATTACGAATCACTGTTGAAcgtgtttttgggattttgaagaaacGGTTTCGTGTATTAGATGCtgaaccattttggaattttcaaactcaagtagatatagtgttggcttgttgtatcattcataatcatataatgggagttgatcctagtgatttacttaatcaaggattaTACGAGGCGTCTGAGTCTGATTTGATAATACCAACTCTCACGGAGCGAGAAGAAAGACAAGAAGCAAGAGAATGGTCTGCTAAGAGAGATGAAATTGCACAAACTATGTGGACTGATTATATGGCTAGAAATATTTAggtttagggcttagggttgttgtttctatgttatgtatgttttagtatttaaaattttttgaatgttgtttttgtaaatgttggttggataatgatattgaaattttagtttgttggattttgatatatgtcttgaatttgttagatattgattatgttttaagcttgttggatattgaatttattattatgttttaagcttgttggatattgaaatggttgaatttattTTGTAGAATGGGTAAGGGCAACAAATAAGGGACCTCCAAGCAATTCAGGTGGACTAAACCGATGGAACATGTTTTCCTTGAAATTCTAGCAGAGGAGGCTCGAAAAGGAAATAAACCTTCTAATACTTTCGAGCGCTTTCTATTAATCGAGTTGTTGACGCCATTTCGAAAGATTCCAAGTCCAATGCGATGCGAAGCATgtggaaaatcatttgaggacAAGAAATAACCAAAGGGCGATTATATGCAAAATTCGAGgtgaaagtggttttggatgggatgataacatgaaaatgatcacatgtgatagAGCGACATATGATGCAAAGAtgatggtaatatatgtatatatatgttaagtatatttcaattgttttttacttgttattcttgtgtataatatccaacagcacacaagaagtatgaaccattttgaataaaagcattgatcattatgatgaaatgatCATGGTTGTTGGCAAAGATATGGCAATGGAGTTTTGCCGAACATTTGTTGACATAGATTTGGATGACTGGTAATGAAGATTCAATGCCAGAGATCGCAACAATGAAGAGGTCAAGAGGTAAGAACAAATGTATCTTCATCTGGCACAtccaaacgtaaaagaaaaagtggtcAAGAAAGTCtcgttgatgaacaaattaacTTTGTGGGTGAACAACTTGGCAAAGTTGCTAATGCTTTGGAAAAATTTACTACCGATAATACATCACAGCTTTACGAACAAGTGATGTCGATGGAGGAAGAAGGATTTGATGAAGACTTGTGTTCTGTGCTTGATTATCTAGGGAATCATGAATCAGAGGCcaaactttttttagttaaaaataagaagcataaaaaaatttggcttcaaaaattttctcagggttgaagatattgatacatttatgtggtgtaatattatgcacttggacaatgttCTTACTATGTGGTGTAccattaattatgtatttggataTATGTGATGTAATATTATTCACTTGGACaatgttattattatgttgtgtaccattaattatgtatttggataataatattatttctagtaCTCATTCGGTTTCaagcaatttataattattcaatacttgttttttaacacaattacaaataatttatttgatattaattttttcaatttataacgattaatattgtagcttaataattgagtattattataattaaatcattgcaatatatgtaaaataatttattaatatatattaataaatatatattaatatatgtaaaatatatgtaaaacaacttttcctaaaatattttcagaaatcataaacaatagaaaatattttacagatttaccaaacaatgagaaaatattttccaagaaatcattttacaaaaagtaaaacattttccgtaaatcattttacggaaaatattttattgccAAACAAATGAACcctaaatgttaaaaaatatgtatacttaaataacattaagatgcaacttaacaagcaaatgcttttaaaataataacaaaattaacaaatgtctttaaaataataacaaaattaacaataaaataaattttatacaatattcaaacaataaaataaaatagtaacaatataataataaaatggtaaaaaaatagagagaaaacaataataaaataatattaaaaataattttttatcctttagtgaATTCAAGTCGGGTTCAAACTAAAAATACTTTACCTAAAGCCCGACTCGTTTTTTAAACgggtattatttatttatctaattttattttttgagcctATAATTTTACTGAAGCCCCTGCTAACTTACTTGGGCCGGCCGGCCATGTACAAGCCTATTTGCCATATTGCGTATTGATTCTCCGAAGGAGTTAAAACAATTTTGCACTTTAATTAAAGGAAGATTAGAGATCAAAAAACCCATTCTTTGCTTTGCAGTGAATGGGTAGATGGAGAGCAGCTGCTTCAATCCTCTTTAACCACTTAATCAAAACACCCTTCCCTTCTCCTAAATCCCTTTCACCCAAACCTCTTTCTTCTTCCAACCTACCTCTTCTTTTTCGATTCAGGAGACATTTCTCCGCTCTGCCCTCGCCAGTTTCTGTTTATGCCACCGATTTCGATAATGGGTCTCCTGAATTTCCCCATCAAAATCTTGGGTTTGTTTCccaaggagaagaagaagaagagaaactcGGCAAGATACCCGTAAAAGCTTATTTCCTTTGCACCAGGTTTGCTTCCTCCTCATATTCAATATTTCATATTCGAAGCTTTGGGTGTTTATGGATAGTTCCCAAGATaataccttttttttaattggatAGTTCAATGTTTCATTGCCTTTGCTTTTTGTACGTTGTGGTATATTACTTTCTTTTGTTGTTGGTAGgctggtttttttttctttttctttttctcagaCTTATGGTTTTGGCAGTATCGATTTGAAGAGTATGCAAGCTGAGAATTTAAGCAACATTATACCTCCTTCTTCTCGTTCATCAAATTATATTGCCCTCAGATATTGTGATTTCCCTCCAGATATTACTGTAAGATGTTTTAGCATACTTCAGTTAAACCTGTTCATACGTTGTTATTTTTCCCACTGTTTAGCAATTTTTGTTCAATGGAGATTTTGCTTGTAGTCGCTTTGAATTGTTAGATACGTTAGTTCCTTAGACTGATCAGTTTTAAGGCTTACCATGCTCACAACAGTATAGTATTTGGCATGttcaattttgatatattagtgTCCAATACTTTATTAACAAAGTTGCATATGTCGTGCTGTTCATTAAGAATGTTATGAGTTGAGTAACATGTTAGGTTTTTGTGGGGAATCTGCCAAGTTCAAAAATAGAGGCTTTTCAtattgtttgattaaataatatcttTTCTTCCATTGGCTTTAGGGACTTGGAATGAAAAACAAAGCCAGCTGCTTTAGATATATGGTTGTTTTTCAGTACGGATCTGCTGTCTTGTTTAACATTGAGGACCATGAAGTTGAGAGCCACCTCGAAATGGTTCGGAGACATGCTTCTGGATTGCTTACAGAAATGAGGAGAGATGGTAAGTtccttcattatttattgtcttTCCTTTTGTTTCGGGGTACACATAATCTCTCTTATatattatgaactaattttctcttttttgtgtGACCTTTTTGCATTAGATTATACTGTAAAAGAGCAGCCACTGATGACAAGGGATATGCAGGGAGGACCTGACTACATTGTTCTCAAAACTTTGGATACTGATAGTATCCGCATTATTGGAAGTGTTCTTGGTCAAAGCATTGCATTGGATTATTTTGTGTCGCAGGTACTTCAATTAATTTCCATGGAATCATAAATAGTCTAAACATTTAGCTTATTACGAGAAAAGGTGTTCACTTAGATTTTGACAACCGTACTGCTGATTCCTAATGATTTCTGGCTTGAAAGCCTGTTATTCTGCATGGTATTTCCTGCAGGGATTGAATATGGTCTCTCTTAATCTCTCTCAGGTAGATGGGATGGTTGAAGGGTTTGCTGATATAAACCGTGCAATGGAAAAGACAGGAACATTCACAATGGATAGGACAGAGCTCATTAAACTCGTTGGAAAAGCCAATTCAAATTTGGCTGATGTAATTCTTAAAGTTGGTCTTTTCGAGAGGTAACATCTCTGACTAAATTATTTGTCTTTTTGAGAGGTGGCTACATATTTTCCATACTAtaaattccaatttttttatgaatcaTTGTGCTCTGTATTTTCTCGGCAGTTATTTAAAGGTTGATATGAGAAATATACCTAATAAATTGGTTGCTCCGAAATTGCAAGATTCTTGCCTTTAAACTTGCAATAGCATGAACAGTTGtgtataataatgataaaatgtcTCGGGCTGATGACTGCAAGACTGCCTCTTCGAATAATTAGAGAAGTGCCTTctgaaaatcattttaatagtaTGATATTGTGTCTGTATGTTTTCTAGAATCTCATATTGGTGGgctttttttgaataaaaccaTATAGTAATATTGATTCAAATGGTGCACACAGGTCGGAAGTTTGGTCTGCAAGCCTATTGGTGAGATAAGCTTGCCTTGGCTCAGCAAGCATAAATGTTTGTCTTTGCCGCATGTCACTTCTTGACTCTAGTGTGGTTTGAAGTTTTTCTTGTCTGCAGTTAGTCAAGAATAGGAATAACAACTTTcatttcttattaatttaatgcattttaATATTCGAGCACTAGATGCATGCGTTGTATATGTAAGAAATTGTCTTTGTCGGTTTTGTTCCGTTATCCAGATCGGAAATTGCTTGGAGAGAAGCAAAATATGCTCAAATATACGAGTACCTTCGGGAGGAGTATGAGGTGACGCAACGGTTTGGGAATCTAGATTTCAAGCTCAAATTTGTGGAGGTACCTTCGTGATCCATTTACACTCATAGTAATTTGAATGTCAAGCAAAAAAGGATGGCGTGTTAGAACTTCATGTGACCTCAAATCTTGGGAATCTTAAATTTGACTTTCACTTGGTTTATTGCAGCATAACATTCGTTTCCTTCAAGAAGTTATCCAAAATAGACGGTCCGATCTCTTGGAATGGTGTATCATTTTCTTGTTGACCATCGAGAACGTAATAGCAATATACGAGATTGTCCGCGAATCAACCAGCGTTTCTCTGTGATTTGGCTAGCTGATGAGGAAGTGAGGATATACAAACTTGATTACAGTAGCAAAAGTTAAAGTagtttataaccaagaaaaaaaagaaattacagGAAGAATTTAACATACATTTTTTTAGCCACCAATTTTTAGTACATTAATTATGTAATAACTCACTGCAGCAGACAAATCAAAGATGCAGTTCCTGGTTTATATTGAAATAGTAACATTTATCATATATcaaaaaatctaattttgtGTGCACAACTGTATTAAAGACTggtgtatatatacatgtgtatatGCATATACGTATAGCTTTTGAATATATTGAAACCACAGCAGTGTTTGCAGGCAATATGAGATTAAAGAATGTGAAATATTTCTGATAAAGCTACCCACTGCATTCTAAGGACCGAACTCGGGTTGGTtggtttattcattaaaattaaaatctacaTTTTTCGTATTAAAAtgctcttttttattttatattcttttatcataatttgttaaaaattttataagaatttttttttggtaaagaaaataaacctaagATTAACTTGGGAGTAATTACAGGTCCTCGTCAACCTCTACAAGGCGAGCCACTTCATGAGGAGGGTGCTTGAAGATGTCTGAAAATTGCAGCTTAGCCAAAGCATCAGCTTACACCATCCAAGACCAGCATCCAGAGGTAGTGatagtgaaataaaattttataacataatttagtttaattatgatATATAACATTATATCATCCTTGGGGACGAATTGAAGTgggatttttagaaaattatttcagaattgaagtactaaaatataaaaggcgTGAGTGAAAGTcatctattaatttaattttgatttgcatatgtaaataattacaaataattatattcgaATTTAAAATCATGTGAATTTCGAAATATATTCgtacattatttttatacaatacaactaatattttaattttaaaacatatattttatttttaagatataattatattttattttactaattttatttaaataatttaaaattttattaatgaggTAATTTTCTTACATTTCAACCTactaaatattaactaaattatatactactttttataaattatttatattaatcttaacaaaattacatattatttattattaattaattaattatttatatgtggTCAAGGACTAATCGATGACGACAAGGtgtacatgtttaattttagagAGCGAATTAACccaacaaatataaaatactagAGTAATTAGATAAAGTTGCATATGtactttttttgttaattttagttttaatccaCAAATTGGTACaaaaaactatattattttttcattttggtacctaaactttttttgtcaCAAGTACTTAAAATTACTCCCCCAAGTTGGTACCTCCTTTAGTCCAACCATTAGCCAAACCATTAAATCTATTTTAGAAAGTATTTAACCCACAAATTAGTAcctaaattatacatttttttctaagttggtacctaaactttctTTTTGTCGTAAGTGTCACCTAAACTATTCTTCTATTATCCATTTTGTGCTAAAATGTTctgttaaaaaatattcaagccAATAATAAATTGCCGCATCatataaacttcaaaaaaaaataactcttttaattttctttcttcttttacattatttctctctttttttttcttcctttataATGTGTAGCAATACCAGTAATACTCGAAATTTGTCTTATTAAGGTTGAGACGCTGGcgattaattttgtttttgaacttCACCAACTACTTGTTCTACCTGACGGGATTGAAAAagttatttcattaatttaaatcaatgtTTTTAGAAACAGACCAGTAGGTCGGATCGATTGGATCGAAAATAGATCAAGGTACTGGTTCGAAGATAGGAGTTGAACTGATTGACCACGAACTGATACAAACCGATTGaaacaagttaaaaaaattagttgaacctattttctctatttttatgaaaatttttattaactcaTTTGGTCGAACCCAACGAACTAATCTACCCGAAAATTGGTAGTCTGATTGGTTTGACCATCGGTATGATTttgaagatatatatatatatatatatatatatatatataagaaaaaataatatgttgtctttttttccacatgtcaattttaattgattatctTTTTTAAATAGACTTAACAATTTAAGTAATGATTGAActaagcttttaattttattataatcgTATTATTGGATACTCTTTTAGGCTAACATAATGCgtatgatgatttaattttaagtattgttagttatttagagaatttttcccaagtatgatattttttataatagttaatattatttttagaatttaaaattatgagttgtttaattatattttgtattatcaaatctgatataaataattatgatgTAAATACATTTTGCCAATAAAACCAAACATATCTAAAAATTTAGATGGTAAACAAAGCGGAAAGTGAAAAGGAAATTAATGGGATCAAgggaagcaaaaaaaaaaaagaaaaaagcttcCCAATTCAACCatattttttcaacaaaactGGGAGATAGTGGGCCCACTAGTGACAGATGCTTGCTTCAATTTCCATATTACGGGAAGGCAAAATTTTGGTTTACACAAAGGCATCATGGAGCATTTTAGTCACTATCTATAAGCTTGTGGTTTACAAAGTTATAGCCAAAATTTTGGTGAAAAGGCTTCATTCGATTTTAAATTTCCTTATCTCGCCTTTTTAAAATGCCTTTGTTGAAGGGTGACAGATTAGAGACAATATCATACTTTGCTCGAAATTATTAGGtcaaataaagaagaaaaaggtgaAGGGTATCGTAAGTGTTCTTAAATTAGACATGAGCAAAACATATGATAggttaagttgaaattttataaaggCAATTCTCATTGCTATTGTATTTGAAGGAAGATGAATCAATTTGGTCTTAACGTGCATATCAACAGTTTCATATCAAATTCTTCTTAATGGAGTAACATTAGGCAACATTATTCCAAATAAAGACATTAGACAAAGGGATccccttatttattttttcttttgtcaaaATGTTTTATCTCTGATGATAATCAAAGTAGAAAGGGAAAAGGAAATTAATAGGATCAAAGTAAGCAACAAGAGTATCCCAATCTTATATCTCTTATTTGCTTATGACAgttgtcttttttttaaatgctttCTCTAAATCAACTTTTATGGTCATTCAAGTCTTCTAGTTTTTTGTGACCCACATTGAGTGAATTGCTTCTTgggaaataataatattgaatgaGATGCTACACCCAACTATGAAGCTAGCTTGATGTTGTCTAACCAATTTTTGCATTACTAGCTGAAGTCGATTAACTAAAGTTTTAGTAATGCCTCTGTATATTACATTCCATAGGTTGATTGGGTGATATTGTGCTAAAGTTTCTGCCCCTTCCACTTTAGGAATCAGCACCAATAAAGTCTTGTTGAGACTTGGATCAATCAGACACccattgaaaatatttttaactagaTTAAATACACTGTTCCCCACAACTTCCCACCGTATTAGTAAAATTTCGCATGAAGACCATCCACTCTTAGAGCCTTCAAAGGAGCCATGCT
This sequence is a window from Gossypium raimondii isolate GPD5lz chromosome 5, ASM2569854v1, whole genome shotgun sequence. Protein-coding genes within it:
- the LOC128031930 gene encoding uncharacterized protein LOC128031930, which gives rise to MQGRFRSRKGGTKQNVLATITFDLKFSYVLAGWEGSAHDSRILSDSLSRPGGLRIPEGKYYLADAGYAIRNGCITPYRGVRYHLKEFGAEGPENAKELFNLRHSSLRITVERVFGILKKRFRVLDAEPFWNFQTQVDIVLACCIIHNHIMGVDPSDLLNQGLYEASESDLIIPTLTEREERQEAREWSAKRDEIAQTMWTDYMARNI
- the LOC105771359 gene encoding protein RETARDED ROOT GROWTH, mitochondrial isoform X2 — its product is MGRWRAAASILFNHLIKTPFPSPKSLSPKPLSSSNLPLLFRFRRHFSALPSPVSVYATDFDNGSPEFPHQNLGFVSQGEEEEEKLGKIPVKAYFLCTSIDLKSMQAENLSNIIPPSSRSSNYIALRYCDFPPDITGLGMKNKASCFRYMVVFQYGSAVLFNIEDHEVESHLEMVRRHASGLLTEMRRDDYTVKEQPLMTRDMQGGPDYIVLKTLDTDSIRIIGSVLGQSIALDYFVSQVDGMVEGFADINRAMEKTGTFTMDRTELIKLVGKANSNLADVILKVGLFERSEIAWREAKYAQIYEYLREEYEVTQRFGNLDFKLKFVEHNIRFLQEVIQNRRSDLLEWCIIFLLTIENVIAIYEIVRESTSVSL
- the LOC105771359 gene encoding protein RETARDED ROOT GROWTH, mitochondrial isoform X1, giving the protein MGRWRAAASILFNHLIKTPFPSPKSLSPKPLSSSNLPLLFRFRRHFSALPSPVSVYATDFDNGSPEFPHQNLGFVSQGEEEEEKLGKIPVKAYFLCTSIDLKSMQAENLSNIIPPSSRSSNYIALRYCDFPPDITGLGMKNKASCFRYMVVFQYGSAVLFNIEDHEVESHLEMVRRHASGLLTEMRRDDYTVKEQPLMTRDMQGGPDYIVLKTLDTDSIRIIGSVLGQSIALDYFVSQGLNMVSLNLSQVDGMVEGFADINRAMEKTGTFTMDRTELIKLVGKANSNLADVILKVGLFERSEIAWREAKYAQIYEYLREEYEVTQRFGNLDFKLKFVEHNIRFLQEVIQNRRSDLLEWCIIFLLTIENVIAIYEIVRESTSVSL